One window from the genome of Pyrus communis chromosome 16, drPyrComm1.1, whole genome shotgun sequence encodes:
- the LOC137719472 gene encoding UDP-glycosyltransferase 76F1-like — translation MEQSEVRKLILFPLPFQGHINPMLELANILHSKGFSIAIIHTNFNSLNPSTRNPYFTYHSIPVDLTETEVSLKDFTVLLSILNAKCVEPFRECLAGLLSDKDPIACLISDPFFDFTGSVAESFKLPRIMLSTGSAASFAVYAAFPLLKEKGYLPIQDSRLEEPVMELSPIKFKDLPMMPNCDPEDYYQLITNVANEPKASHGFICNTFEDLEGHALATIHQEYYPNIPIFSLGPFHKCGPTTSSSSTSLLAQDQRCISWLNTQAPKSVAYVSFGSVAKIDQAKFLEIAWGLANSGQPFLWGIRPGLVEELDWLKVLPNGFLEALNEKAHIVKWSPQKEVLAHPAVGVFWTHCGWNSILESICEGVPMICTPCFSEQMLNARYVSDVWKVGLQLEHGIGRGEVERTIRRLMVEKEGEEIKKRALKLMEKANLCLKEGASSCQSLDGLVKHILSL, via the exons ATGGAGCAAAGCGAAGTCAGGAAACTGATACTCTTCCCACTGCCCTTCCAAGGGCACATAAACCCTATGCTGGAACTGGCCAACATTCTGCATTCCAAAGGCTTCTCCATAGCCATCATCCACACCAACTTCAACTCCCTCAATCCTTCAACCCGAAACCCATACTTCACCTACCATTCAATCCCTGTTGACCTGACAGAAACCGAGGTCTCCCTCAAGGATTTCACCGTTCTTCTTTCTATTCTAAATGCTAAATGTGTTGAGCCTTTCAGAGAATGCTTGGCCGGATTGTTATCCGATAAGGACCCCATTGCATGCTTGATCTCCGACCCTTTCTTTGACTTCACTGGATCGGTTGCGGAGAGCTTTAAGCTGCCGAGGATCATGTTAAGTACCGGGAGTGCCGCTTCCTTCGCTGTTTATGCTGCATTTCCACTTCTCAAAGAAAAGGGTTACCTACCAATACAAG ATTCTCGACTAGAAGAGCCGGTGATGGAGCTTTCACCTATCAAATTTAAAGACCTaccaatgatgcccaattgcgATCCTGAAGATTACTATCAACTGATAACCAACGTCGCAAATGAGCCCAAGGCTTCTCATGGTTTCATCTGCAATACTTTTGAAGATCTTGAGGGACATGCACTTGCCACAATTCACCAAGAATATTACCCTAATATTCCAATTTTCTCACTAGGTCCATTTCACAAGTGTGGCCCTAcaacctcttcttcttcaactaGTTTATTAGCACAAGACCAAAGATGCATTTCATGGCTAAACACTCAAGCGCCAAAATCTGTTGCTTATGTTAGCTTTGGGAGCGTTGCCAAGATAGACCAAGCTAAATTTTTGGAGATTGCTTGGGGCTTGGCCAACAGTGGCCAACCTTTTTTGTGGGGGATTCGACCTGGATTAGTTGAAGAGTTGGATTGGCTTAAAGTATTGCCTAATGGGTTTTTAGAAGCGTTGAACGAGAAGGCCCATATTGTGAAATGGTCTCCACAAAAAGAAGTGTTGGCCCATCCAGCAGTTGGAGTCTTTTGGACTCACTGTGGTTGGAATTCTATACTGGAGAGCATTTGTGAAGGGGTCCCTATGATTTGCACGCCATGTTTTAGTGAACAAATGTTGAATGCAAGATATGTGAGCGATGTTTGGAAGGTAGGGCTGCAGTTGGAGCACGGGATTGGGAGAGGTGAGGTTGAAAGAACAATTAGAAGACTGATGGTTGAAAAAGAAGGGGAAGAGATAAAAAAGAGAGCCTTAAAGTTGATGGAAAAGGCAAATCTTTGCCTCAAAGAAGGTGCCTCTTCATGCCAGTCTTTGGATGGCTTGGTTAAGCACATATTATCATTATAA
- the LOC137719407 gene encoding UDP-glycosyltransferase 76F1-like: protein MEQSKGRRLVLFPFPFQGHINPMLELANILHSKGFSIAIIYTNFNSLNPSTLNPHFTYHSIPVDLTENEVSIKDLIVFVSILNAKCVEPFRECLAGLLSDDVNLEGTIACLITDLLFDFTRSVAESFKLPRMMLRTGGAASFVVYSAIPLLKEKGYLPISNSRLEEPVTELSPIKVKDLPTMPNCDPEDFYQLITNTTNESKASYGLIFNTFEDLEGHGLATIRQEYYPNIPIFPIGPFHKCSLATSSSSSSLLAQDQSCISWLNTQAPKSVAYVSFGSLAKIDQAQFLEIAWGLANSGQSFLWVVRPGLVQESDWLEVLPNGFR from the exons ATGGAACAAAGCAAAGGCAGGAGACTGGTCCTCTTCCCATTTCCCTTCCAAGGGCACATAAACCCTATGCTGGAACTGGCCAATATTCTGCATTCCAAAGGCTTCTCCATAGCCATCATCTACACCAACTTCAACTCCCTCAATCCTTCAACCCTAAATCCACACTTCACCTACCATTCAATCCCTGTTGACTTGACAGAAAACGAGGTATCCATTAAGGATTTAATCGTTTTTGTTTCTATTCTAAATGCTAAATGTGTTGAGCCTTTCAGAGAATGCTTGGCCGGGCTGTTATCCGATGACGTTAATTTGGAGGGCACCATTGCATGCTTGATCACCGACCTTCTCTTCGACTTCACTCGATCTGTTGCGGAGAGCTTTAAGCTGCCGAGGATGATGTTAAGGACCGGGGGTGCCGCTTCCTTTGTTGTTTATTCTGCAATTCCACTTCTCAAGGAAAAGGGTTACCTACCAATATCAA ATTCTCGACTAGAAGAGCCAGTAACGGAGCTTTCACCTATCAAAGTTAAAGACCTACCCACGATGCCCAATTGCGACCCTGAGGATTTCTATCAACTGATAACCAACACGACAAATGAATCCAAGGCTTCTTATGGACTCATTTTCAATACTTTTGAAGATCTTGAAGGACATGGACTTGCCACAATTCGCCAAGAATATTACCCCAATATTCCAATTTTCCCAATAGGTCCATTTCACAAGTGTAGCCTTGcaacctcttcttcttcaagtagTTTGTTAGCACAAGACCAAAGTTGCATTTCATGGCTAAACACTCAAGCGCCAAAATCTGTTGCTTATGTTAGCTTTGGGAGCCTTGCCAAGATAGATCAAGCTCAATTTTTGGAGATTGCTTGGGGGTTGGCCAATAGTGGCCAATCCTTTTTGTGGGTGGTTCGACCCGGATTAGTTCAAGAGTCAGATTGGCTTGAAGTGTTGCCCAATGGATTTCGCTGA
- the LOC137720681 gene encoding UDP-glycosyltransferase 76F1-like, which yields MEQKKGRRVILFPLPFQGHINPTLELANILHSKGFSIAIIYTNFNSLNPSTLNPHFTYHSIPVDFTENEASIKDPTLQLSVLNAKCVEPFRECLAGLLSDDVNSEDPIACLISDPIFDFTRSVAESFKLPRIVLRTGGAASFAVYAAFPLLKDKGYLPIPDSRLEEPVTEHSPIKVKDLPMMPDCDPEDFYRLITNMANEPKASHGLIFNTFEDLEGQALATLRQEYYPNIPIFSLGPFHKCGPTTSSSSTSLQSQDQSCISWLNTQAPKSVAYVSFGSLAEINQAQFLEVAWGLANSGQPFLWVIRPGLVQESDWLKMLPNGFLEALKERAHVVKWAPQKEVLAHPAVGAFWTHCGWNSTLESICEGVPMICTPCFSDQMVDARFVSDVWKVGLQLEHGIERGEVERTIRRLMVEKEGEEIKERALKLMEKANLSLKEGGSSYQSLDGLVNHILSL from the exons ATGGAGCAAAAAAAAGGCAGGAGAGTCATCCTCTTCCCATTGCCCTTCCAAGGGCACATAAACCCTACGCTAGAACTGGCCAACATTCTGCATTCCAAAGGCTTCTCCATAGCCATCATCTACACCAACTTCAACTCCCTCAATCCTTCAACCCTAAACCCACACTTCACCTACCATTCAATCCCTGTTGACTTCACAGAAAACGAAGCCTCCATCAAGGATCCCACCCTTCAACTTTCCGTTCTAAATGCTAAATGTGTTGAGCCTTTCAGAGAATGCTTGGCTGGGTTGTTATCCGACGATGTTAATTCGGAGGACCCCATTGCATGCTTGATCTCGGATCCTATCTTCGACTTCACTCGATCGGTTGCAGAGAGCTTTAAGCTGCCGAGGATCGTGTTAAGGACCGGGGGTGCCGCTTCCTTCGCTGTTTATGCTGcatttccacttctcaaggatAAGGGTTACCTACCAATACCAG ATTCTCGACTAGAAGAACCAGTGACGGAGCATTCACCTATCAAAGTTAAAGATCTACCAATGATGCCCGATTGCGACCCTGAAGATTTCTATCGACTGATAACCAACATGGCAAATGAACCCAAGGCTTCTCATGGACTCATCTTCAATACTTTTGAAGATCTTGAAGGACAAGCACTTGCCACACTTCGCCAAGAATATTACCCCAATATTCCAATTTTCTCACTAGGTCCATTTCACAAGTGCGGCCCCAcaacctcttcttcttcaactagcttacaatcacaagaccaaAGTTGCATTTCATGGCTAAACACTCAAGCGCCAAAATCTGTTGCTTATGTCAGCTTTGGGAGCCTTGCCGAGATAAATCAAGCTCAATTTTTGGAGGTTGCTTGGGGGTTGGCCAACAGTGGCCAACCCTTTTTGTGGGTGATTCGACCCGGATTAGTTCAAGAGTCGGACTGGCTTAAAATGTTGCCTAATGGGTTTCTAGAAGCGTTGAAAGAGAGGGCCCATGTCGTGAAATGGGCTCCACAAAAAGAAGTGTTGGCCCACCCAGCAGTCGGAGCCTTTTGGACTCACTGTGGTTGGAATTCTACATTGGAGAGCATTTGTGAAGGCGTACCTATGATTTGTACGCCATGTTTCAGTGATCAAATGGTGGATGCAAGATTTGTGAGCGATGTTTGGAAGGTAGGGTTGCAGTTGGAGCATGGGATTGAGAGAGGTGAGGTTGAACGAACAATTAGAAGACTGATGGTTGAGAAAGAAGGGGAAGAGATCAAAGAGAGAGCCTTAAAGTTGATGGAAAAGGCAAATCTTTCCCTCAAAGAAGGTGGCTCTTCGTACCAATCTTTAGATGGCTTGGTTAATCATATTTTATCCTTATAA
- the LOC137720655 gene encoding UDP-glycosyltransferase 76F1-like, with protein sequence MEQSKGRRVILFPMPFQGHINPMLELANVLHSKGFSIAIIYTNFNSLNPSTLNPNFTYHSIPVDLTENEASIKDPTLLLSILNAKCVEPFRECLSGLLSDDVNSEDPVACLISDPLFDFSRSVAESFKLPRIVLRTGGAASLAVLAAFPLLKEKGYLPIPGSRLEELVTELSPIKVKDLPAAMPNCDPEDFYQVITNVVNETKASHGLILNTFEDLEGQALATIRQEYYPNIPIFSLGPFHKCGPTTSSSSTSLLSPDQSCISWLNTQAQKSVAYVSFGSAAKIDHAQFLEIAWGLANSGQPFLWVVRPGLVQESDWHEALPNGFLEALYERAHIVKWAPQKEVLAHPAVGAFWTHCGWNSTLESICEGVPMICTPCFGDQMVNARFVSDVWKVGLQLEHGIERGEVERTIRRLMVEKEGVEIKERALNLMEKANHCLKEGGSSYLSWDGLVKHIL encoded by the exons ATGGAGCAAAGCAAAGGCAGGAGAGTGATCCTCTTCCCGATGCCCTTCCAAGGGCACATAAACCCTATGCTGGAACTGGCCAACGTTCTGCATTCCAAAGGCTTCTCCATAGCCATCATCTACACCAACTTCAACTCCCTCAATCCttcaaccctaaacccaaacTTCACCTACCATTCAATCCCTGTTGACTTGACAGAAAACGAGGCCTCCATCAAGGATCCCACCCTTCTTCTTTCTATTCTAAATGCTAAATGTGTTGAGCCTTTCAGAGAATGCTTGTCCGGGTTGTTATCCGACGACGTTAATTCGGAGGACCCCGTTGCATGCTTGATCTCGGATCCTCTCTTCGATTTCAGTCGATCGGTTGCGGAGAGCTTTAAGCTGCCGAGGATCGTGTTAAGAACAGGGGGTGCCGCTTCCTTGGCTGTTTTGGCTGcatttccacttctcaaggaaAAAGGTTACCTACCAATACCAG GTTCTCGACTAGAAGAGCTGGTGACGGAGCTTTCACCTATCAAAGTTAAAGACCTACCTGCAGCGATGCCCAATTGCGACCCTGAAGATTTCTATCAAGTGATAACCAACGTGGTAAATGAAACCAAGGCTTCTCATGGACTCATCCTCAATACTTTTGAAGATCTTGAAGGACAAGCACTTGCCACAATTCGCCAAGAATATTACCCCAATATTCCAATTTTCTCACTAGGTCCATTTCACAAGTGCGGCCCAAcaacctcttcttcttcaactaGCTTACTATCACCAGACCAAAGTTGCATTTCATGGCTAAACACTCAAGCACAAAAATCTGTTGCTTATGTTAGCTTTGGGAGCGCTGCCAAGATAGATCACGCTCAATTTTTGGAGATTGCTTGGGGGTTGGCCAATAGTGGCCAACCCTTTTTGTGGGTGGTTCGACCCGGATTAGTTCAAGAGTCGGATTGGCATGAAGCATTGCCTAACGGATTTCTAGAAGCGTTGTATGAAAGAGCCCATATCGTGAAATGGGCTCCGCAAAAAGAAGTGTTGGCCCACCCTGCAGTTGGAGCCTTTTGGACTCACTGTGGTTGGAATTCTAc ATTAGAGAGCATTTGTGAAGGGGTCCCCATGATTTGCACGCCATGTTTCGGTGATCAAATGGTGAATGCAAGATTTGTGAGTGATGTTTGGAAGGTAGGGCTGCAATTGGAGCATGGGATTGAGAGAGGTGAGGTTGAAAGAACAATTAGAAGACTAATGGTTGAGAAAGAAGGGGTAGAGATCAAAGAGAGAGCCTTAAATTTGATGGAAAAGGCAAATCATTGCCTGAAAGAAGGTGGCTCTTCGTACCTATCTTGGGATGGCTTGGTTAAGCACATTTTATAG
- the LOC137720654 gene encoding UDP-glycosyltransferase 76B1-like, with translation MEQSKGRRVILFPMPLQGHINPTLELANILHSKGFSIAIIYTNLNSLNPSTLNPNFTYHSIPVDLTENEASIKDPTLRLSILNAKCVEPFRECLSGLLSDDVNSEDPVACLISDPLFDFTRSVAESFKLPRIVLRTGGAASLAVFAAFPLLKEKGYLPITDSRLEEPVTELSPIKLKDLRAAMPNCDPEDFYQVITNMVNETKASHGLIFNTFEDLEGQALATIRQEYYPNIPIFSLGPFHKCGPTTSSSSTSLLSPDQSCISWLNTQAQKSVAYVSFGSVAKIDHAQFLEIAWGLANSGQPFLWVVRPGLVQESDWHEILPNGFLDALYERAHIVKWAPQKEVLAHPAIGAFWTHCGWNSTLESICEGVPMICTPCFGDQMVNARFVSDVWKVGLQLEHGIERGEVERTIRRLMVEKEGVEIKERALNLMEKANHCLKEGGSSYLSLDGLVKHILSL, from the exons ATGGAGCAAAGCAAAGGCAGGAGAGTGATCCTCTTCCCAATGCCCTTGCAAGGGCACATAAACCCTACGCTGGAACTGGCCAACATTCTGCATTCCAAAGGCTTCTCCATAGCCATCATCTACACCAACCTCAACTCCCTCAATCCttcaaccctaaacccaaacTTCACCTACCATTCAATCCCTGTTGACTTGACAGAAAACGAGGCCTCCATCAAGGATCCCACCCTTCGTCTTTCTATTCTAAATGCTAAATGTGTTGAGCCTTTCAGAGAATGCTTGTCCGGGTTGTTATCCGACGACGTTAATTCGGAGGACCCCGTTGCATGCTTGATCTCGGATCCTCTCTTCGATTTCACTCGATCGGTTGCGGAGAGCTTTAAGCTGCCGAGGATCGTGTTAAGAACAGGGGGTGCCGCTTCCTTGGCTGTTTTTGCTGcatttccacttctcaaggaaAAAGGTTACCTACCAATAACAG ATTCTCGACTAGAAGAGCCGGTGACGGAGCTTTCACCTATCAAACTTAAAGACCTACGTGCAGCGATGCCCAATTGCGACCCTGAAGATTTCTATCAAGTGATAACCAACATGGTAAATGAAACCAAGGCTTCTCATGGACTCATCTTCAATACTTTTGAAGATCTTGAAGGACAAGCACTTGCCACAATTCGCCAAGAATATTACCCCAATATTCCAATTTTCTCACTAGGTCCATTTCACAAGTGCGGCCCAAcaacctcttcttcttcaactaGCTTACTATCACCAGACCAAAGTTGCATTTCATGGCTAAACACTCAAGCGCAAAAATCTGTTGCTTATGTTAGCTTTGGGAGCGTTGCCAAGATAGATCACGCTCAATTTTTGGAGATTGCTTGGGGGTTGGCCAATAGTGGCCAACCTTTTTTGTGGGTGGTTCGACCCGGGTTAGTTCAAGAGTCAGACTGGCATGAAATATTGCCTAACGGATTTCTAGACGCGTTGTATGAAAGAGCCCATATCGTGAAATGGGCTCCTCAAAAAGAAGTGTTGGCCCACCCTGcaattggagccttttggactCACTGTGGTTGGAATTCTACATTGGAGAGCATTTGTGAAGGGGTCCCCATGATTTGCACGCCATGTTTCGGTGATCAAATGGTGAATGCAAGATTTGTGAGTGATGTTTGGAAGGTAGGGCTGCAATTGGAGCATGGGATTGAGAGAGGTGAGGTTGAAAGAACAATTAGAAGACTAATGGTTGAGAAAGAAGGGGTAGAGATCAAAGAGAGAGCCTTAAATTTGATGGAAAAGGCAAATCATTGCCTGAAAGAAGGTGGCTCTTCGTACCTATCTTTGGATGGCTTGGTTAAGCACATTTTATCGTTATAA
- the LOC137721370 gene encoding UDP-glycosyltransferase 76F1-like: protein MIVDSKMEQSKGRRVILFPLPFQGHINPMLELANILHSKGLSIAILHTSFNSLSPSTRNPYFTYHSIPVDLTETEVSSKDFTVLLSILNAKCVEPFRECLSGLLSDDVNSEDPIACLISDPLFNFTRSVAESFKLPRIVLRTGGAASFAVYAAFPLLKEKGYLPISDSRLEEPVTEFSPIKVKDLPMMPNCDPEDFYQLITNMTNEPKSSHGLIFNTFEELEGQALATIRQEYYPNIPIFSLGPFHKCGPTTSSSSTSLQSQDQSCISWLNTQAPKSVAYVSFGSAARIDHAQFLEIAWGLANSGQPFLWVVRPGLVQQSELHDQALPNGFLEALNERAHVVKWAPQKEVLAHPAVGAFWTHCGWNSTLESICEGVPMICTPYFSDQMVDARFVSDVWKVGLQLEHGIERGEAERTIRRLMVEKEGEEIKERALKLMEKANLSLKEGGSSYQSLDDLVNHILSL, encoded by the exons ATGATTGTCGATTCAAAAATGGAGCAAAGCAAAGGCAGGAGAGTCATCCTCTTCCCACTGCCCTTCCAAGGGCACATAAACCCTATGCTAGAACTGGCCAACATTCTGCATTCCAAAGGCCTCTCCATAGCCATCCTCCACACCAGCTTCAACTCCCTCAGTCCTTCAACCCGAAACCCATACTTCACCTACCATTCAATCCCTGTTGACTTGACAGAAACCGAGGTCTCATCCAAGGATTTCACCGTTCTTCTTTCTATTCTAAATGCTAAATGTGTTGAGCCTTTCAGAGAATGCTTGTCCGGGTTGTTATCCGACGACGTTAATTCGGAGGACCCCATTGCATGCTTGATCTCGGATCCTCTCTTCAACTTCACTCGATCGGTTGCAGAAAGCTTTAAGCTGCCGAGGATCGTGTTAAGAACAGGGGGTGCAGCTTCCTTCGCTGTTTATGCTGcatttccacttctcaaggaaAAGGGTTACCTACCAATATCAG ATTCTCGACTAGAAGAGCCAGTGACGGAGTTTTCACCTATCAAAGTTAAGGATCTaccaatgatgcccaattgcgACCCTGAAGATTTCTATCAACTGATAACCAACATGACAAATGAACCCAAGTCTTCTCATGGACTCATCTTCAATACGTTTGAAGAGCTTGAGGGACAAGCACTTGCCACAATTCGCCAAGAATATTACCCCAATATTCCAATTTTCTCACTAGGTCCATTTCACAAGTGCGGCCCTAcaacctcttcttcttcaactagcttacaatcacaagaccaaAGTTGCATTTCATGGCTAAACACTCAAGCGCCAAAATCTGTTGCTTATGTTAGCTTTGGGAGCGCTGCAAGGATTGATCACGCTCAATTTTTGGAGATTGCTTGGGGGTTAGCCAACAGTGGCCAACCCTTTTTGTGGGTGGTTCGACCCGGATTAGTTCAACAGTCAGAGTTGCATGATCAAGCCTTGCCGAATGGATTTTTAGAAGCGTTGAACGAAAGAGCTCATGTCGTGAAATGGGCTCCACAAAAAGAAGTGTTGGCCCACCCAGCAGTCGGAGCCTTTTGGACTCATTGTGGTTGGAATTCTACATTGGAGAGCATTTGTGAAGGCGTACCTATGATTTGTACGCCATATTTCAGTGATCAAATGGTGGATGCAAGATTTGTGAGCGATGTTTGGAAGGTAGGGTTACAGTTGGAGCATGGGATTGAGAGAGGTGAGGCTGAAAGAACAATTAGAAGACTGATGGTTGAGAAAGAAGGGGAAGAGATCAAAGAGAGAGCCTTAAAGTTGATGGAAAAGGCAAATCTTTCCCTCAAAGAAGGTGGCTCTTCATACCAATCTTTAGATGACTTGGTTAATCATATTTTATCCTTATAA